Proteins from one Gimesia maris genomic window:
- a CDS encoding fused DSP-PTPase phosphatase/NAD kinase-like protein, protein MQKLPLLKSLMFLGLISCTLPASAEPDADAKPQELKSISLGQITPLYRSKLVYLAGQPTKEDFRLIQKDGVKTVVNLRTEKELDWDEGGFVRMLELDYVAIPFLTPDTLTPAVFDQCRSVLNDQARHPLILHSASANRVGAIWLVHRVLDDDLDYDAALKEAQQVGLKTPGYIEKAKAYITEQKK, encoded by the coding sequence ATGCAAAAGTTACCCTTACTCAAATCGCTGATGTTCCTGGGCCTGATCTCATGCACGTTGCCCGCTTCAGCAGAGCCGGACGCAGATGCAAAGCCACAGGAATTGAAATCGATTTCCCTGGGTCAGATCACCCCACTGTATCGCAGCAAGCTGGTCTACCTCGCAGGCCAGCCAACCAAAGAAGATTTTCGGCTGATTCAGAAGGATGGCGTCAAAACGGTCGTCAATTTGCGTACCGAAAAAGAACTGGACTGGGATGAAGGGGGGTTTGTCCGGATGCTGGAACTGGATTATGTGGCGATCCCGTTTCTGACTCCCGACACCTTAACCCCGGCGGTCTTTGATCAGTGTCGCAGCGTCCTGAACGATCAGGCCCGACACCCGCTGATTCTGCATTCTGCTTCCGCCAACAGAGTAGGAGCCATCTGGCTCGTGCATCGCGTGCTGGACGACGACCTCGACTATGATGCGGCGTTAAAAGAAGCCCAACAGGTGGGCCTGAAAACACCCGGTTATATCGAAAAAGCAAAAGCGTATATCACCGAACAGAAGAAGTAG
- a CDS encoding DUF7710 domain-containing protein has translation MPPIHNPDSIWVFHGEAAQFSGGLFSSRAKAEIWITRHQLTGILTRYPLDTGVYDWAIDQQYFLPRKEYQRSPRFIGRFTSASQEHEHYVNGKREGDSDEFSTETGNNISDQ, from the coding sequence ATGCCGCCAATTCATAATCCTGACTCGATCTGGGTATTTCATGGTGAAGCCGCACAATTTAGCGGTGGTCTGTTTTCATCCAGAGCGAAAGCAGAAATCTGGATAACCCGGCATCAATTGACGGGAATTTTAACCCGTTACCCCTTAGATACCGGCGTTTACGACTGGGCCATCGATCAGCAGTATTTCCTACCCCGGAAAGAGTATCAGCGCAGCCCCCGGTTTATTGGACGCTTCACCAGCGCAAGCCAGGAGCACGAACATTACGTAAATGGGAAGCGGGAGGGGGATTCTGATGAGTTTTCAACTGAAACCGGGAACAACATTTCTGATCAATGA
- a CDS encoding class I SAM-dependent methyltransferase, whose protein sequence is MSSTQLSSQESASRPSVIPCFLRGFFENPLQVASFVPSSVYLQRKLSSLACLQTARCVVELGPGTGETTRALLEAMPADSQLLCVEVVSEFVARLQEFADPRVTVVENSALALKSILQQKKFPAPEVIVSGVPFSVMTPEEGRQLIQTIYQVLAPGGAFVTYQFRNNVCELAADCFGTPQSRELVLWNLPPLDVYLWKKAERKTQKRLPTAPLKA, encoded by the coding sequence ATGAGCAGTACTCAACTTTCATCACAGGAGTCGGCATCGCGACCGTCGGTGATTCCCTGTTTTCTCCGGGGGTTCTTTGAGAACCCGTTGCAGGTTGCTTCATTCGTTCCAAGTTCAGTTTACCTGCAGCGAAAACTGAGTTCCCTGGCCTGCCTGCAGACGGCCCGCTGCGTGGTGGAACTTGGCCCGGGGACAGGGGAAACCACAAGAGCCCTGCTGGAGGCAATGCCGGCAGACTCTCAACTTCTTTGCGTGGAAGTGGTTTCAGAGTTTGTGGCGCGCCTGCAGGAGTTTGCAGATCCCCGTGTGACGGTTGTGGAAAACTCTGCCCTGGCGCTCAAATCAATTTTGCAGCAGAAGAAGTTTCCCGCCCCCGAGGTGATTGTCTCCGGCGTTCCCTTTTCGGTGATGACTCCCGAAGAAGGTCGTCAGCTGATTCAGACCATTTATCAGGTACTGGCCCCGGGTGGCGCATTCGTCACGTATCAGTTTCGCAACAATGTCTGTGAACTCGCCGCAGACTGTTTCGGTACCCCCCAGAGTCGAGAACTGGTATTATGGAACCTGCCTCCCCTGGATGTTTATCTCTGGAAAAAAGCTGAGCGGAAGACGCAGAAGAGATTGCCCACCGCTCCGCTCAAGGCCTGA
- a CDS encoding Rho termination factor N-terminal domain-containing protein yields the protein MPTAWNEKDERQYQHIKESALDRGRSEDKAEEIAARTVNKQRRQAGKTPNQTTQGTGNPNSRLEDRTVDELQNLAAENNIQGRSKMKKAELIDALRDKQ from the coding sequence ATGCCTACAGCATGGAATGAGAAAGATGAGAGACAGTATCAGCACATTAAAGAGAGTGCGCTTGACCGAGGCCGTTCGGAAGACAAAGCCGAAGAGATTGCTGCCCGGACCGTCAATAAACAGAGACGGCAGGCCGGTAAGACACCCAATCAAACGACGCAGGGTACGGGAAACCCCAATTCGAGGCTGGAAGACCGGACGGTCGACGAGCTGCAGAATCTGGCAGCAGAGAACAACATTCAAGGTCGCAGCAAAATGAAGAAGGCTGAACTGATCGATGCTCTGCGTGATAAGCAATAG
- a CDS encoding APC family permease, whose amino-acid sequence MEHASESSPDYQKNSLTLTGAVAMGIGVMIGAGIFALTGQVAELAQSWFPLAFLAAGIIAGFSAYSYVKLANAYPSAGGIAMFLKQAYGKSTMTGACALLMYFSMIINESLVARTFGTYTLQLFQVENSEWLIVVLGVGLLGFAFLINILSNQYIESISYITAFIKIAGIAIFAVGGIWAAGFSFENSSSASAQSGPGGFLGGVALAILAFKGFTTITNSGSEIKDPHKNVGRAITISICLCLGLYMLVTLAIRGTLSIDEIVKARDYSLARAAQPAFGEYGLWFTVVFAIVATVSGVIASVFAVSRMLAMLTDMKLVPHSHFGMPGDIQKHTLVYTVVLAIIFTILFDLSRIASLGAIFYIIMDIAIHWGVFRYLRKEVSASATILITAMLLDVIVLIAFIIVKVQSDPLVIMIALPGLLLIFLGEWLFLRNQKQE is encoded by the coding sequence ATGGAACATGCGAGCGAGTCTTCACCCGATTACCAGAAAAACAGTCTCACATTAACCGGCGCTGTCGCGATGGGAATTGGCGTCATGATTGGCGCCGGTATCTTTGCTCTCACAGGACAGGTGGCTGAACTGGCACAGTCCTGGTTTCCACTTGCCTTCCTGGCGGCGGGAATCATCGCAGGCTTCAGTGCGTATTCTTATGTGAAGCTGGCAAACGCTTATCCCTCGGCAGGTGGCATCGCCATGTTTCTCAAACAGGCTTATGGTAAGTCCACCATGACAGGGGCCTGCGCCCTGTTGATGTATTTCTCCATGATCATCAATGAGAGCCTGGTCGCCCGCACTTTTGGAACTTACACCCTGCAGTTGTTTCAGGTTGAAAACAGCGAGTGGCTGATCGTGGTACTGGGGGTTGGTTTACTGGGCTTTGCATTCCTGATTAATATCCTCAGCAATCAGTACATTGAATCCATTTCTTATATTACTGCATTTATCAAAATTGCCGGCATTGCTATTTTCGCTGTCGGCGGAATTTGGGCAGCCGGGTTCTCCTTCGAAAACAGTTCGTCTGCATCTGCTCAATCGGGGCCTGGAGGCTTTCTGGGTGGCGTTGCGCTTGCCATCCTGGCCTTCAAAGGATTCACCACGATCACAAACAGTGGTAGTGAGATTAAAGATCCTCACAAAAATGTAGGTCGGGCAATTACGATTTCGATTTGCCTCTGCCTCGGCTTATATATGCTGGTGACTCTCGCAATCAGGGGAACACTTTCGATCGATGAGATTGTCAAAGCCAGAGATTATTCGCTGGCACGTGCTGCCCAGCCAGCCTTTGGAGAGTATGGACTCTGGTTTACTGTCGTGTTTGCAATTGTGGCGACCGTATCGGGAGTGATCGCCAGCGTATTTGCGGTTTCACGCATGCTTGCCATGCTTACGGATATGAAGCTGGTGCCCCATTCTCATTTCGGGATGCCGGGAGACATTCAGAAGCATACGCTGGTTTATACAGTCGTACTGGCGATTATTTTTACCATCCTCTTTGACTTGAGCCGCATTGCTTCGCTGGGAGCCATTTTTTATATCATTATGGATATTGCCATACACTGGGGCGTCTTTCGATATCTCCGCAAGGAAGTCAGTGCCAGTGCAACAATCCTGATTACTGCCATGCTGCTGGATGTCATCGTGCTGATTGCTTTTATCATCGTAAAAGTTCAGTCTGACCCCCTGGTAATTATGATTGCTCTCCCGGGGCTGCTACTGATATTTCTCGGTGAGTGGCTCTTTCTCAGAAATCAAAAGCAGGAATAA
- a CDS encoding MBL fold metallo-hydrolase, which translates to MKFYERFVPGLAIVSYLIGDEKTGEAVVIDPTRDVDDFIDYAREHDLHIRHIIETHIHADFVCGSRELKTRLDDQPLIYCSSYGGADWNQSFADRQVKESDSIQMGDLKLEFRHVPGHTPEHLAVLLFDQSRSETSPWCMFTGDFLFVGDVGRPDLLGEEEKQKLARQLYDSVFNQLEGVPDYTEIYPAHGAGSLCGKAIGSRRSSTLGYERHFSEAFKQAPVEEWIDQLLEDMPLSPPYFKRMKQVNKEGPAIIGPKLPGLERWQADQIHQRVCEDCLILDVRSKEAFAAAHIPESINIPFGSNLPVWAGWVLPYDRPVLLIVDDEVQVKDVVWHLLRVGFDDLQGYLEGGINSWETAGYPLGKLKTMSVHQLQEKLSQQDQLTVLDVRTDQEWNQGHIEGALHIHGGTLQERVGELESDKPVAVICGSGYRASIASSFLKRKGVEDVTNIIGGMSAWQAAELPVTKKSN; encoded by the coding sequence ATGAAGTTTTACGAACGATTTGTTCCAGGGCTCGCTATCGTTTCCTATCTGATTGGAGATGAAAAAACAGGTGAAGCCGTGGTAATTGATCCCACGCGTGATGTCGACGACTTCATTGATTATGCCCGAGAACACGATTTGCATATCAGGCATATCATCGAGACGCATATTCACGCTGATTTTGTCTGCGGTTCGCGCGAGTTAAAAACGCGTCTGGATGACCAGCCTCTGATCTATTGTTCGTCTTATGGTGGTGCAGACTGGAATCAGTCTTTCGCGGATCGGCAGGTAAAAGAATCTGATTCGATTCAAATGGGGGACTTGAAGCTGGAGTTCCGGCATGTTCCCGGACATACGCCCGAGCATCTGGCAGTGTTGCTGTTTGATCAATCACGCAGTGAAACGTCACCCTGGTGCATGTTCACCGGCGATTTTCTGTTTGTAGGCGATGTCGGGCGTCCCGACCTGTTGGGGGAAGAGGAAAAACAGAAACTCGCCCGTCAGCTTTATGACAGTGTCTTCAATCAACTGGAGGGAGTCCCCGATTATACGGAAATCTATCCCGCTCATGGCGCTGGTTCCCTGTGTGGAAAAGCCATCGGTTCCCGCCGATCATCCACGCTGGGATACGAGCGGCATTTTAGCGAGGCTTTCAAACAAGCTCCTGTGGAAGAATGGATCGACCAGTTGCTGGAAGACATGCCGCTTTCGCCTCCCTATTTTAAACGGATGAAACAAGTGAATAAAGAAGGGCCGGCCATCATCGGCCCGAAATTGCCGGGGCTCGAGCGCTGGCAGGCAGATCAGATTCATCAGCGCGTCTGTGAAGACTGTCTGATTCTGGATGTGCGTTCCAAAGAAGCTTTTGCCGCGGCTCATATTCCCGAATCGATCAATATCCCGTTCGGCTCCAATCTTCCGGTTTGGGCAGGCTGGGTCTTACCCTATGATCGCCCCGTCCTGCTCATCGTGGATGACGAGGTGCAGGTCAAAGATGTCGTATGGCACCTGTTGCGGGTCGGCTTTGATGATCTGCAGGGATATCTGGAAGGCGGCATTAATTCCTGGGAAACCGCCGGCTATCCCTTGGGAAAACTGAAAACAATGTCCGTCCATCAATTGCAGGAAAAGCTTTCGCAACAGGACCAGTTGACCGTGCTGGATGTTCGTACCGATCAGGAATGGAATCAAGGACATATCGAGGGAGCCTTACATATTCATGGAGGTACTTTGCAGGAGAGGGTTGGTGAACTGGAGTCGGATAAACCAGTGGCTGTCATCTGTGGTTCGGGATACCGCGCCTCGATCGCTTCCTCCTTTCTGAAAAGGAAAGGTGTGGAAGATGTCACCAATATCATCGGAGGCATGTCTGCCTGGCAGGCAGCGGAGTTACCTGTCACAAAAAAATCGAATTGA
- a CDS encoding beta-lactamase hydrolase domain-containing protein, with translation MEGTMKINEEVTVGPQPNHKEIYEFGKNGFKTIVNFRAPHEKDQPINPQAEEQIVKGADMEYLHIPVSMNSLDESLVDQFREQYEALPKPIFAHCKSGKRAGAMVMMDLAVKQGMSGEQTLQKAEEMGFECEKPELIEFVKKYVDTHSN, from the coding sequence ATGGAAGGCACAATGAAAATTAATGAAGAAGTAACCGTCGGTCCACAGCCCAATCATAAGGAGATCTACGAATTCGGAAAGAATGGCTTTAAGACCATCGTTAATTTCCGTGCACCTCACGAAAAAGACCAGCCGATTAACCCCCAGGCCGAGGAGCAAATCGTGAAGGGAGCAGATATGGAGTATCTGCATATTCCCGTCTCGATGAATTCACTGGATGAATCACTCGTCGATCAGTTTCGGGAACAGTATGAGGCTCTCCCTAAGCCCATTTTTGCCCATTGTAAAAGTGGTAAACGAGCGGGTGCCATGGTGATGATGGATCTGGCGGTCAAACAGGGAATGAGTGGCGAACAGACTCTGCAGAAGGCCGAAGAGATGGGGTTCGAATGCGAGAAGCCCGAGTTGATTGAGTTCGTGAAAAAATACGTCGATACTCACTCCAATTGA